The Candidatus Manganitrophaceae bacterium genome segment GATCACTACCGAATGTTCGGCGCCGGCCCGGGCACGGAGGGGGGCTATGCCGAGTTTGCAAAAGTGCCGGCGATAAACCTCCTCCCGATCTCCGATGCGATCTCATTTGAGGAAGCGGCCGCCTTTCCGATCACCTTCGTCACCGCCTGGCACATGCTGATCACCCGCGCCGCGCTCCAGCCGGGACAGGACCTTCTCGTCCTCGCCGGGGGAAGCGGCGTCGGAAGCGCCGCCATTCAGATCGGAAAGCTGGTCGGGTCACGGGTGATCGCAACCGCCAGCACGCAGGAAAAACTCGACCGGGCCCGGCGGCTGGGGGCCGATCTTTTGATTCACTACACCGAGCGTGATTTCGCAAGAGAAGTGATGCGAATGACCCAAGGCCGCGGGGTCGATGTCGTCTTCGAACATGTCGGCCCGGCGACCTTCGGCAAAAGTGTCGTTTCGCTGGCGAGAGGGGGGATCATTGTGACCTGCGGGGCGACGACCGGGCCGACGACCGAGCTCGATCTTCGCCACATTTTCTGGAAAGACCTCTCCATCTTGGGAGCACGGGTCGGCACCCGCGCGGAAATGGAGATTGTCACCCGCCTGATCGGCGCGCGAAAGCTCACACCGATCATCGACTCGATCTATCCTCTTGAACAGGCGCGCGAGGCGCAAGAAAAGATGCAGTCGCGCGATCTCTTCGGGAAGGTCCTCTTGACCCCGTAATCTATTGGATTTGGCTCGCGGATTGGACTCGGTAGTCTAGCGAATAAAGTTGAGCAGCGGATTGTAGAGGGCAAAGAGGCCGTTCGGGTTGGGATACCAGACCCACGCCGACATGACCCAGAGATCGGGGTGCCAGAAGGCGAGCGGCGCCTTGGTCAGCGGATGCTCCTTGGGGCATTGATCTTCTTTGGCGAGATTCAAATTGGTTCCATCTTGGAAGTGGCACATCATCGGATGTTTCATGAACTCGGCGTCCCGAAAGGGGAGAGACTTGCCGGGGTTTCGGTCGATCGGGGTGACGAACATCACGCCGATCAGCTCCCATCGTCCGTCCCGCTCGTCATAGATTAGAATCGGAGGATGGCGGAGATCAAATCCCGAGAAGAGCTTCGGGTTCGCAAATTGGTATCCCATATTCGGGATATAACCGGTAAAGCGAAAATAGCCGTCGGCTTGCGCCTTCTCGACATCCCGGTATTTCTCCGTCGCCAGGCGGATCTCATACACCTGGCGCCCCGCCTCGGGGCTGACCGAAGGCGCGGCGCGCCGTCCGAAAGAGGAACATCCGCCGGCCAGAAGGGCCAAGAGAAGCAGCCATGGGCCGCCCCGAAAAAAAATTCGGCCGAGCCATGGGAAAAGGAGTGCAGATTGCCGAAACGGTCCTTTCATTCGATCATTCCTCTCCGTCATTAGGGAAGGCCGATGAAGATCTGATCTCCCTCGCGCTGGACCGGGTAGGTCTTCAGCTTCAGCTTGGGGCTCAACGGAGACGTCCCATCTTTAATGTTGAAGCGCCAATAGTGCCAGGGACAGACCACCTGTTCCCCTTCGATTTTTCCCTCCGAGAGCGGCCCCGCCTGATGGAGGCAGAGATTCGATGTCGCATAAAACTCATCCCCGAGCCGAAAGAGGGCAATCTCCAGGTTGTTGATCTCTATTAGTATAGCCGATCCCGGCGGGATCTGGTTCGCGTTTGCGACCGGTGTAAATGTCATTTCAACCTCACGCTAAAGATCCGGCGCCATTATATAGAAACAGCCATGGAGGGTCAACATTCGGACAGCCGACACCGCGTGCGGAACCGGCGCTCGGCCGATCGGTCCCGGTCCGCCTCTTCTTTTTTGACAACCCCTTTTTTCCTCGTTATAATTCCGGCCGGAGGGAAGAAGCATGTCGATCGTTTCTAAATTAGGGTGGGCAGGGGTCGCCACGCTCACGGCGGTCGCTTTTGCATTTGTGACAGGCGTTTTCAATCCGGGGGAGAAGGTCAACGCCCTCTGGCTGGTGGTCGCCGCCGCCTGTTTCTATGCGCTGGCCATCCGATTTTACGGCCGATTCCTCTCCACACGGGTCGTTCAGCTGGACGACCGGCGGATCACCCCCGCCCATCGGCTTCGCGACGATCACAATTTTCAGCCGACGAACCGATGGGTTCTCTTCGGCCATCATTTTGCCGCAATCGCCGGCGCGGGGCCGCTCCTGGGACCGGTCTTGGCGGCGCAGTTCGGTTTTCTCCCCGGATTCCTCTGGATCGTCATCGGCGCGGTGGTTGCCGGCTCGGTCCAAGATTTCGTCATCCTCGTCGCCTCGATGCGCCGGAACGGCCGGTCGCTTCCCCAGATCGCCCAGGACGAGATCGGTCCGGTGACCGGTCTCGCCACGATGGTGGCGGTCCTCTTTATCGTCGTGGTCGCCTTGGCCGGGCTGGGGCTCGCCGTCGTCAACGCCCTTTATCATAACCCCTGGGGAACGTTCACCCTGGCGATGACAATTCCGATCGCCCTCTATATGGGCTTTCACCTTCAGAAGTTCCGGCCGGGCCGGGTCGGCGAGGTGTCGGTCATCGGGGTGGCGCTGCTCTTCCTCGCCGTGATTGGGGGACAATCGGTCGCCGGAACCCCGCTCGGCGCCGCTTTCGATTTTGACCGAAATACGCTCGTCTGGCTGCTCGCCGGGTATGGTTTTCTCGCCTCGGTCCTGCCGATTTGGATGCTCTTGGTTCCGCGCGATTACCTCTCGACTTTCATGAAAGTGGGGGTCGTCTGCCTCCTGGGGGCCGGGGTGATCCTGATGGCCCCGACGATCGAGATGCCGAGACTCACCGGCTTTATCTATGGCGGGGGGCCGGTCATTCCGGGAAAGCTCTTCCCCTTCGTCTTTATCACGATTGCGTGCGGGGCGATCTCCGGCTTCCACTCGCTTGTCTCTTCCGGAACGACGCCGAAGATGATCTCCTGCGAGTCCCACGCGACGATCGGCTATGGCGCGATGCTGATGGAGAGCTTCGTCGGGGTGATGGCGCTGGTGGCCGCTTCGATTTTGATTCCGGGAGATTATCTGGCGATCAACACGAAATTGACTCCCGAGGCGCTCGCGGCGATCGGCTATCCGGTCAGCCAGATCCAGGCGCTCTCGCAATTGGTGGGGGTTGATGTGGCGGGGCGCCCCGGCGGCGCGGTCTCGCTGGCGGTCGGGATGGCTTCGATTTTCTCGTCGCTTCCGGGAATGCGCGCCCTAATGGCCTATTGGTATCAGTTCGCCCTCCTCTTTGAGGCGCTCTTTATCCTGACCACCATCGACGCCGGCACCCGGATCGCCCGTTATCTGGTTCAAGAGATGGGGGCAAAATTTTATGCGCCCCTCCGGGAGATCAACTGGCTGCCGGGGGTCTTTGCCACCAGCTTTCTGGTGGTTTTCTCGTGGGGGTATCTGATCTCCACCGGAAGCATCGCCACAATCTGGCCGATGTTCGGAGCGGCCAACCAGCTCCTGGGTACGCTGGCGCTCTGCGTCGGAACGACGATTCTGATTAAGATGGGAAAGGGGAGATATATCTGGGTAACGGCGCTGCCGATGCTCTTCGTCGGGGCGGTCACTTTAAGCGGAAGCTGGCAGCTCTTCTGGAGATTTCTGGATCAAGCCGGCAAGGCGACAACCTCGGCCGAAACCTTCTCCCTATATCTGAATACGGGGCTGGTGGCAACCATCGTCCTGTTGGCGATCGTGATTCTCACCGATTCGGCGATCAAATGGTATGGTTATCTCATCCTGAATCGCCCCTATACCACGAGCGAAGTCGCCTCCGACCTGGCTCCAGCACCGATCGTTCAACCGATTTCAAATATTAGACAATAAGATCACGCAATCTGTCCCGTCCGATCTGGCCGGCGCGCCGCCGCGGCGGCGGGATTCCTTGCTCCCCTCGAAAGTGATCGATCGAACCCCAGAGCTTTCGAATCTGGATCGAAAGCGATCGGACCGATTCGATCCGCTGCATCTCCGTGGTGGTCGGATGGTGACCCAACCTGCAAACGAGCGCGCCATACCGCTCCAGGCAGCTGATCTTCTTCTCACCGATTCGGATCTCTTTTAGATTTGCATCGGTGATCTGATGCTGTCTGAGAAGCCAATTCAGGTGTGAGATCGAGACCCGATTCGCCTGAGCCACCCCTTGCAGGCTCAGACAGCGCCGATAATCCTCTAAGAGCCTCTCCCGGGGGATCAAGACGGCGGCGGTCGGCTTATAGTCGAAGAGACCGATCTGCGTCCCCTTCACCAAAAGTTGGCGAACCCGCTCTCGGGTTAAACCGACCTGGTCCCCCACCGCTTGAAGGGTTCTCAATTCCGTGTAAAGGCGGTGAACCTCCAAAAGGCGCTCGACACTCGACTGCCGCCGATTGAACAAAGACGGCGCTGCATGTCCCTCCAGCACCGAACCGATCTTCCGCCGAATGAACCGAGAGATCGGTCCACCCGCTAGAATCCGGCGGAGGGTTGCGGGGGCAACCCCCCAACGAGAGGCCACATTGATCAGATCAACATGGCTGCCGATAAGCCGCTTGAGCCGAGAAAGAAGCGGATGCGATTCGACTCGGAAAGGATATGGAAGCGATGACATTCGTCGTTCCTCCTAAATGAGAGAGCCCGGGATCGACCGGGAACCCCCTTGTCCCGAAGAGGACGCTCTTGTTACAAGCATTCCTGATCGCCCTGAAACGGTTTCACTTTCTCCTTCATTTTACCCGGCGGACCGGTTCAGTTCAGCCTCACCCCACCGGACCGCAGCTCGAAGGACTGCAAATCCGACCCTCACTGAGCGGCGCCCTGGGGGGAGGGGATTTCGCCATCCAAACTTCACATTCGAAATCGACATAGAGCCACTCCGGATTTTTTCGGATATCGCGCAACTCCGAGAGAAGCGATCTGAAATCGGCGGTATGAGACGATTCAAATTCAAAATAGGTGATGAAGTCATACGGGGCGGCGGGGTGAACATATCGCGCATGGTATAACCTTCGATAAATCCGGTCGGCATACCGGTACCCGATGTTGCGGTGGCCTTCGTGTCGGGCGGTCTTTTGAAAAAGAACCTGCCGTTCATCTTGAGCCATCTTCCACCAGGCCTCCGATTTCCCGACCAGAATCAGCACGGTGATCATCTCTCCTGACAGCCCCGGCTCCGGCCGGGAAACCCGCTCCAGATCTTCCCGCTCCGCTCGACCTGTGTAATGAAGATGTTGCATTACCCCCTGCAGGTGAAGCGGGATTAATCCTTCCGCAGCGATGTCATCCCCCGAAAACCGGACCGGCGAGCCTGTTTCAATTCGGACCAGCTCGGCCCCGCGCCGCAGCGCGAAAGGGGATTCTCCCTGAACCGGGATGACCTCCTGGACCCGATACCAATCGATCCGCCAGAGTCCCTCCATCGAAAACCAGGCCGGAATTCCCGCCCCCGAAAAAAAATGAACCCACGTCGTCATCGATCCTCCTGGTCGCCTATCGACAATAGATTAAAACCAACCCTCGTTACGCGAGGATCACTTGTCCATTAATTCTCTGTAACAACCCTAAAAAATCACATTGACCATGGCATAGCCCCACACCGGATCTTTATCCGGCGCAATCCGGCCGAGCAGCTCCATTCCTTTTTCAGAAAAGAATTTGGAGTAGCCGATCAGAACCGACGTCACCTTATTCACCTGAGCGAGGAAGGTCAGATCGATCTCAGTCCCGAGATCTTTCTCTCCGCCGATCCTCTTTTCTAGGGTGAACTGATGGACATCGAGGGCAAGTCCTCCCCGCTCCCAGGGGGTGACATGGAGCCGGACGAACCCGTCTCGAAGCCCTTTCCCCTGCATGTCGGCGGGGATGTTGAGGAAATAATCCATGTAGCCATAGTAGAGATGGTTTGTCGCATAAAGAGTATCGAAGGCGCCGTAGTGGCCGGCCGTGAGGCTGTCGTCGCCGGAGAGAACTTCCCATCCGACCAGGACCATCGGCCGGGTTGGAAGATCAAACCGGTATCCGAGCCGGAGCGCATACATAAAGGCATCGATCTCTTGTGTGCCGGTCCGGTTCCCCCACTGTTTATAATATTCCCCCCGCCAGATCGGACCGGTGAGGGAGGAGATGAATGCCAGCGGCGGCAGCGGCGGGATTTGCTCGATCTTGACGCCGGCTGTAAACCGCTTGGAATCGGGAAGGCCGGGAAGCCGCCGATCGTTGATGAAGGTCAATTCGGTCTGGCTCCTCGGGACAAGCGCGGTGGAGAAATAAGCGCCAAAAAGATGGGTGTCCGAGTCCCTATCCCCGGTCGGCAGGGGACCGCTCTCTACCTCTCCGGTCAATTTAAATGCAAAGAGAGAGAGGGTTCCGGCTGCCGGAATCGCATAGCCGATCTGTGCCCCATCGAAGGAGCGGGCCCGCTGGCTCCAATCGAAATTCCCGATCAAGCGATGCCCGCCGATGATATATTCGAATCGGCCGAGCCGAATGTTCAGCGGCGCCCCGCCGACCTGCTTGAAGTCAAGGTAGCCTTGATGCAGCGTGAGGTCTCCTGTCCCCGTTCCGCTGCCGGTGGCCGGGTTCACCTGAACCGATGTCAACGCCACGTCGGTTCCAGCCCCCGTCTCTCCATTTCCCCACACCCCCACCTTCTGCGGCTGTAGAAAAAAAGAGACCCCATCGATCACGGTCACGTCGACATTCAGTCGAAAGCGGTAGTTGGTGAAGAAGTCGGTTTCATTCTTCGGCGGCGCCGGGAATGACTGATACCGAATCCGTCCCTGTCCTCCGATATTAATTTGCTTGGCGGCGGTCGTCACCGAAGGGAGTTCGACAACAGGCTCTTCAGCATAAACCAGATTCGAAAATAAGCAGACAAATAGAAAGAACGCAGCATGCCTCCAAGTGGATCTCAAATCTTTCATTCTCCCCCCTATTGTATGTTTGATTCGTCGGCGTTAATTTCTCTCTCATCAAAATAGGTCCCCGGTTACCACTTTTTGTAGGGGAGAAACTTTCCGTTCATCATCACCTTCACACGGTCTCCCTTCGGGTCCTCCACCTTTTCAACATGCATCGTAAAGTCGATGGCGCTCATGATCCCATCGCCGAATTTTTCATGAATCAGCGCCTTGAGGGTGTCGCCGTAGACCTGGACGATCTCATAAAAGCGGTAGATCAGCGGATCGGTCGGAATGACCTTCTCTGTTCCCTTGTAGGGAGGCTCCTGCAGGGCGGCGGAGACTTCGGGCCCGAGATGAAGGACTTTGCAGAGTCGATCGGCCACTTCCTTCGGCATGCTGTTTTGGCCCAAACAGGCCGATGTCGTCCAGACAGGAGACATGCCGACCTCCCCTGCAATCTGCTCCCAAGTTATTTTCTTGTCGGTTTTTGCCAGGATAATCGCCTCGGCGGCTTCGAGCTTGTCCATCCTTTTTCTCCTCTTTTATATGCAGGGCCTGCCCTGGAGTGCGTCTGTTGAATTTGGATCTCCCCAGCCGGTGCGCCCCTGCCCCTACCTCCTAAACCCTCCGTATGTTGAAGCTCTTCGCATGGTCCTCCGGTTTGTTGTAGTCGAAGACCTTGTTCATGATGGTGTGGCTCTGGTAGGTCGACGCGGGGGGAGGGTAGCCGATCTCTTTCATCTTCCCGCCGCACTCCGAGGCGAGATAAACCTGCTCCGCAATGGTTTTGTAATCGACCTCCCCTTTGACATACCCCCACCGTTTCATTTGGGTCAGAATCCAGACCGCAGCGGCATCGGGGTTAACATCTGTTCGGCGTCATACTCTTTGATCAACGCCTTGTCCCGCATGACGGCCCAGCCGGCGGTCTTCACCAGCTCGACGTCCAACCCATATTTGCTGTAAAAACCGATCGGCCCGGCCATGATAATCGGCGTGGCACAGGTGATCGGGACAAATCCGATCTTCAATCCATTCTTCTCCAGTGGACCCGGCTTCTCTTTGACCGCCGCCTTCACCGCTTCGAGCGGGAGAAGCTTTAAGAAGACCGCCGCGACCGCCCCGGCGCCGGCTGACAGACGCATGACCCAAGACGGCCCGTACAATCGTTTCTTCGGCCGCTCGGTCGAGGATCTCTTCAGGGTCGGCGGAACGCGACCGTCCGGCCGCCCGATTCCCACGATCGGAGATCGCCTCTAATGAATCAGTCAACATCGATCGGCCGATCAGTCGGTTTTGCGGGTGATCCCCGTCTTTTTTCATTCTTTCACTTCTTGAAGTGATATTTATTGATGATCGGTCACGGAAGCGAGCGCGGGCCCCTTTGATCCCCCTTTCTGGAGATCACCCGCAGACACCCCTCGCTTCAATTCGTCATCGCCGTCATCGCCGTAAAGAAATTCGAGGATTTCCCCCTTCCAATGTTGATATCCGGACTGTCGGACAAGCTCCATTCGCGAGCGCGGACGGCGAAAAGGAATCGGAACAATCCGACCGATCGTCGCCCCCGGTCCCTGCGTCATCATGACGACCCGGTCTGAGAGAAGCAGCGCCTCATCGACATCATGCGTCACCATCAACACGGTGGTTCCAAACTTCTCCCAGAGCCGCAAGAGCTCATCCTGAAGGTGTCCGCGGGTGAGCGCGTCGAGCGCGCCGAACGGCTCATCCAGCAAGAGCACTTTGGGCCGGATTGAAAGGGCCCGGGCGATCCCGACCCGCTGGCGCATCCCGCCGGAGAGCTCCGCCGGTCGCTTCTCCGCCGCGTCGGTCAACCCGACCATATTCAGGAAATGAGCCACCCTCTCTTTCTGCTCCGCGCGGGTCATCCCGGGGAAAACCGCCTCGACCGCCAGGGCGATGTTCTCCGCACAGGTGAGCCACGGCAATAACGCATGACTCTGAAAAACTACCCCCCGGTCGGGTCCCGGCCCGTCGATCTCCTTCCCTTCGAGGACGATGACCCCTTCGCTCGGCGCGATTAAGCCGGCCACGATCGAGAGCAGCGTGCTCTTTCCACAACCGGAGTGGCCGATGAGGGTGACGAACTCCCCTTTTCGGATCTTGAGGTCGATTGCATGCAGCGCCGGATAAATTCCGGTCGCCCCCTCGAAGGTCTTGCTTACCCGGCTGATCTCGAGATAATTCGTCTCAATCCTCTTGATTAAATCTTGGCCGACCGCCTCATCGCATTTCATAATCAAACCTCCTTCCCAAACGAGCCATCATCCCATCCAAAATCAGGCCGACCAGACCGATGACAAAGATCGCCAGGATAATATGTTCCAGGCTGAGGTTGTTCCATTCATCCCAGACGAAGAAGCCGATCCCGATTCCGCCGGTCAGCATCTCCGCCGCCACGATGACGAGCCAGGCGATCCCCACCGAAATCCGCAACCCGGTGAAGGTGTAGGGAAGGGTCGCCGGCAGGAGGATCTTGGTAAACCGCCGCCAGGGAGAGAGCTTTAAGACCCGCGCAACGGAGAGGTAATCGGCCGGGATCTTCTGAACCCCGAAGGCGGTGTTCAAAATAATTGGCCAGATCGCGGTGATAAAGATGACGAAATAGGCGGCCGGGTTGGCCGCTTTGAATGTAGCAAGACCGATCGGAAGCCAAGCGAGCGGCGAGATCGGCCGCAAAATCTGAATCAATGGATTCAACGCCCGATGAAACACCGGCACCGCCCCGATCAGAAACCCGACCGGGATGCCGACCGCCGCAGCCAGGCTGAATCCGACCGCCACCCTCCTCAAGCTGTACAACAATTGCCAGCCCAGCCCTTTATCGTTGGGACCGCGATCGAAAAAAGGGTTGCGGATCAGATCCCAACTCTTGATTGCGGTCTGGGCCGGCCCGGGGAGCATCGGCGCGACGGTCTGACTGGTCGCCTGCCAGACGGCGAGCGCGATAAGAAAAACCAGGAGCGGAGGAAGCAGCCGATCGAGGCGAAGAAAGCGATACCGGCGTTCGGAGGCCATCCCCGCCGGACTTTTCTTTGATCTTCTCTCCGATCCCTCAACCTCTTTTTCTACTTCTACGGTTCGGAATCCCACCTCCATCTCTACCTTCTCCATCCTTAGATCCTCCGAATCTTAAATTGACGGGCATACCCTTCCGGATCGGCCGGATCGAACGGAATCCCGTCGAAGAGCGTCTCCTTCTTGTATTCTTCCTTCGGCACCGGAATGCCGAGGGCTTTCGCCGCGTCCCGGTAGAGGTCGGTTCGGTTGACCTGATCGACGACTTTCTTGTAATCGATCGGCTTGTCGATGAACCCCCATCTTCGGTGCTGCGTCAGGAACCAGAGGCCGTGCGATTTCCAGGGATACGTCACCTCGCCGTCGCGATAGAACTTCATATAGTCGGGGTCATCGGTCACCTTGCCGTCGCCGTAATCGATCTTCCCCTGCATCCGCCCCAAAAAAGTTTCCAAGGGAGCGTTGACATACTCCTTTCTAGAGATCACCTCGGCGACCTTCGCCCGATTCTCCATCTGGTCGAGATATTGCGACGCTTCGATGATCGCCATCAGGAGCGCCTTGACCGTCTTCGGGTTTTTCTCGGCGAACTCCTTCGTCATTCCCAAGACCTTCTCGGGATGATTTTTCCAGAGCTGCTGGGTCGTCACGACGGTCCAGCCGATCCCGTCGGAAATCGCCCGCGCCCCCCACGGCTCGCCGACGCAGAAGCCGTCCATGTTCTCGATCCGCATGTTGGCGACCATCTGCGGCGGGGGAATCGTGATCAGCTTGATGTCGTTGTCCGGATCGATCCCCCCCGAGGCCAGCCAGTAGCGGGTCCACATCGCATGGGTCCCGGGAGGAAAGGTCATCGCGAAGGTATAGACCCGCTTTCCTTTGTCGGCGTCGATCTGTTTTTTCAGGTCGGCCAGCGTCTTCACCCCTTTTTTCTTGAGATCCGCGCTCAGTGTAATCGCCTGGCCGTTCTGGTTAAGCGCCATCGGGATGACCATCTCTTTCTTCTGTCCTTCGGCGCCGGTGATCCCGAGGGTCGAGGCATAGGGCATCCCATAGAGGATGTGCGAGGCATGAAGGTCGCCGATCGCCAGCTTGTCCCGAACCGCCGCCCAGGAGGCTTCTTTTGAGACCGTGACCTCCAGGCCATATTTTTTGTAAAATCCGAGCTCATACGCCATCACCACCGAAGCACAATCGGTTAAGGGGATAAATCCGACCTTCAATCGGGAGATCTCCGGCGTCTCTCCAGTGCCGGCGAAGAGGCCGCCGGTGAGGGGAGGGAGCCCCGAGAGGAGGACCCCCAGTGTCGAAAGGCCGGCGGCACCGAGAAAGCGCCGCCGGGTGATCTTGTTCTGTTTCCGATCCGAAAATGCTGTCATCTTCCCCCCTTCTTTCGTTAACCCCAAAACCCTTCGTTGGTCAGACCCAACCCTCCGATCCAGCCTCGCAAAACATCATGTCGCGTCACCGAGCCGACGAGGTGGTTCTCTCCATCCACCACCGGAATCCGAAACAAACGGAGCTCCACCATGTAATTCGCCACCTCTTCCAGGGACGTCGTTTGGTCGATCACGACGGGACAAGACCGCATCACCTCCGCTGCCAGCACCTTCTCCAGATCTTTTCCTTCAATAAGCGCCTTGAGCAGATCGACCTCACTTACCTTTCCAACCACCCTGTCCTCTGAATTGAGGATCGGCATCCCAT includes the following:
- a CDS encoding zinc-binding dehydrogenase, whose amino-acid sequence is MKAVRFHRFGGVDTLIYEEVPAPKAGPGEVVIQVKACALNHLDLWIRQGVPAYKISLPHIPGSDVAGVVAEVGPGVENLPLGRRVVVAPGLSCFHCSYCLSGRDNLCDHYRMFGAGPGTEGGYAEFAKVPAINLLPISDAISFEEAAAFPITFVTAWHMLITRAALQPGQDLLVLAGGSGVGSAAIQIGKLVGSRVIATASTQEKLDRARRLGADLLIHYTERDFAREVMRMTQGRGVDVVFEHVGPATFGKSVVSLARGGIIVTCGATTGPTTELDLRHIFWKDLSILGARVGTRAEMEIVTRLIGARKLTPIIDSIYPLEQAREAQEKMQSRDLFGKVLLTP
- a CDS encoding non-heme iron oxygenase ferredoxin subunit, which encodes MTFTPVANANQIPPGSAILIEINNLEIALFRLGDEFYATSNLCLHQAGPLSEGKIEGEQVVCPWHYWRFNIKDGTSPLSPKLKLKTYPVQREGDQIFIGLP
- a CDS encoding carbon starvation protein A, with the protein product MSIVSKLGWAGVATLTAVAFAFVTGVFNPGEKVNALWLVVAAACFYALAIRFYGRFLSTRVVQLDDRRITPAHRLRDDHNFQPTNRWVLFGHHFAAIAGAGPLLGPVLAAQFGFLPGFLWIVIGAVVAGSVQDFVILVASMRRNGRSLPQIAQDEIGPVTGLATMVAVLFIVVVALAGLGLAVVNALYHNPWGTFTLAMTIPIALYMGFHLQKFRPGRVGEVSVIGVALLFLAVIGGQSVAGTPLGAAFDFDRNTLVWLLAGYGFLASVLPIWMLLVPRDYLSTFMKVGVVCLLGAGVILMAPTIEMPRLTGFIYGGGPVIPGKLFPFVFITIACGAISGFHSLVSSGTTPKMISCESHATIGYGAMLMESFVGVMALVAASILIPGDYLAINTKLTPEALAAIGYPVSQIQALSQLVGVDVAGRPGGAVSLAVGMASIFSSLPGMRALMAYWYQFALLFEALFILTTIDAGTRIARYLVQEMGAKFYAPLREINWLPGVFATSFLVVFSWGYLISTGSIATIWPMFGAANQLLGTLALCVGTTILIKMGKGRYIWVTALPMLFVGAVTLSGSWQLFWRFLDQAGKATTSAETFSLYLNTGLVATIVLLAIVILTDSAIKWYGYLILNRPYTTSEVASDLAPAPIVQPISNIRQ
- a CDS encoding alginate export family protein, translated to MKDLRSTWRHAAFFLFVCLFSNLVYAEEPVVELPSVTTAAKQINIGGQGRIRYQSFPAPPKNETDFFTNYRFRLNVDVTVIDGVSFFLQPQKVGVWGNGETGAGTDVALTSVQVNPATGSGTGTGDLTLHQGYLDFKQVGGAPLNIRLGRFEYIIGGHRLIGNFDWSQRARSFDGAQIGYAIPAAGTLSLFAFKLTGEVESGPLPTGDRDSDTHLFGAYFSTALVPRSQTELTFINDRRLPGLPDSKRFTAGVKIEQIPPLPPLAFISSLTGPIWRGEYYKQWGNRTGTQEIDAFMYALRLGYRFDLPTRPMVLVGWEVLSGDDSLTAGHYGAFDTLYATNHLYYGYMDYFLNIPADMQGKGLRDGFVRLHVTPWERGGLALDVHQFTLEKRIGGEKDLGTEIDLTFLAQVNKVTSVLIGYSKFFSEKGMELLGRIAPDKDPVWGYAMVNVIF
- the cynS gene encoding cyanase; the protein is MDKLEAAEAIILAKTDKKITWEQIAGEVGMSPVWTTSACLGQNSMPKEVADRLCKVLHLGPEVSAALQEPPYKGTEKVIPTDPLIYRFYEIVQVYGDTLKALIHEKFGDGIMSAIDFTMHVEKVEDPKGDRVKVMMNGKFLPYKKW
- a CDS encoding ABC transporter ATP-binding protein, producing MKCDEAVGQDLIKRIETNYLEISRVSKTFEGATGIYPALHAIDLKIRKGEFVTLIGHSGCGKSTLLSIVAGLIAPSEGVIVLEGKEIDGPGPDRGVVFQSHALLPWLTCAENIALAVEAVFPGMTRAEQKERVAHFLNMVGLTDAAEKRPAELSGGMRQRVGIARALSIRPKVLLLDEPFGALDALTRGHLQDELLRLWEKFGTTVLMVTHDVDEALLLSDRVVMMTQGPGATIGRIVPIPFRRPRSRMELVRQSGYQHWKGEILEFLYGDDGDDELKRGVSAGDLQKGGSKGPALASVTDHQ
- the ntrB gene encoding nitrate ABC transporter permease, producing MEKVEMEVGFRTVEVEKEVEGSERRSKKSPAGMASERRYRFLRLDRLLPPLLVFLIALAVWQATSQTVAPMLPGPAQTAIKSWDLIRNPFFDRGPNDKGLGWQLLYSLRRVAVGFSLAAAVGIPVGFLIGAVPVFHRALNPLIQILRPISPLAWLPIGLATFKAANPAAYFVIFITAIWPIILNTAFGVQKIPADYLSVARVLKLSPWRRFTKILLPATLPYTFTGLRISVGIAWLVIVAAEMLTGGIGIGFFVWDEWNNLSLEHIILAIFVIGLVGLILDGMMARLGRRFDYEMR
- a CDS encoding ABC transporter substrate-binding protein, with product MTAFSDRKQNKITRRRFLGAAGLSTLGVLLSGLPPLTGGLFAGTGETPEISRLKVGFIPLTDCASVVMAYELGFYKKYGLEVTVSKEASWAAVRDKLAIGDLHASHILYGMPYASTLGITGAEGQKKEMVIPMALNQNGQAITLSADLKKKGVKTLADLKKQIDADKGKRVYTFAMTFPPGTHAMWTRYWLASGGIDPDNDIKLITIPPPQMVANMRIENMDGFCVGEPWGARAISDGIGWTVVTTQQLWKNHPEKVLGMTKEFAEKNPKTVKALLMAIIEASQYLDQMENRAKVAEVISRKEYVNAPLETFLGRMQGKIDYGDGKVTDDPDYMKFYRDGEVTYPWKSHGLWFLTQHRRWGFIDKPIDYKKVVDQVNRTDLYRDAAKALGIPVPKEEYKKETLFDGIPFDPADPEGYARQFKIRRI
- a CDS encoding CBS domain-containing protein, which codes for MKPHYATVGNIKKTNTLSAREETPAYQVALALLESGLHGMPILNSEDRVVGKVSEVDLLKALIEGKDLEKVLAAEVMRSCPVVIDQTTSLEEVANYMVELRLFRIPVVDGENHLVGSVTRHDVLRGWIGGLGLTNEGFWG